From a single Theropithecus gelada isolate Dixy chromosome 10, Tgel_1.0, whole genome shotgun sequence genomic region:
- the CD93 gene encoding complement component C1q receptor, translated as MATSVGLLLLLLLLLRQLGAGTGADTEAVVCAGTACYTAHWGKLSAAEAQNLCLQNGGNLATVKSEEEAQHVQQVLAQLLRREAALTARMGKFWIGLQREKGKCLDPSLPLKGFSWVGGGEDTPYSNWHKELRNSCISKRCVSLLLDLSQPLLPRRLPKWSEGPCGSPGSPGSNIEGFVCKFSFKGMCRPLALGGPGQVTYTTPFQTTSSSLEAVPFASAANVACGEGDKDDSQSHYFLCKEKAPDVFDWGSSGPLCVSPKYGCNFNNGGCHQDCFEGGDGSFLCGCRPGFRLLDDLVTCASRNPCSSSPCRGGATCIPGPHGKNYTCRCPQGYQLDSSQLDCVDVDECQDSPCAQECVNTPGSFRCECWVGYEPGGPGEEACQDVDECALGRSPCAQGCTNTEGSFHCSCEEGYVLAREDGTQCHDVDECVGPEGPLCDSLCFNTQGSFRCGCLPGWVLAPNGVSCAMGPVSLGPPSGPPDEEYKGEREGSTVPPAATASPTRGPEGTPKSTPTTRRPLLSSDAPITSVPLEVLAPSGSPGLWREPSIHHTTAASGAQEPAGGDSSVATQNDDGTDGQKLLLFYILGTVVGILLLLALALGLLVYRKRRAKREEKKEKPQNAADSYSWVPERAESRAMENQYSPTPGTDC; from the exons ATGGCCACCTCTGTgggcctgctgctgctgctgctgctgctcctgagGCAGCTCGGGGCCGGGACAGGAGCTGACACAGAGGCGGTGGTCTGCGCGGGGACCGCCTGCTATACGGCCCACTGGGGCAAGCTGAGCGCTGCCGAGGCCcagaacctctgcctccagaacgGGGGCAACCTGGCCACTGTGAAGAGCGAGGAGGAGGCCCAGCACGTCCAGCAAGTACTGGCCCAACTCCTGAGGCGGGAGGCAGCCCTGACGGCAAGGATGGGCAAGTTCTGGATTGGGCTCCAGCGAGAGAAGGGCAAGTGCCTGGACCCCAGTCTGCCGCTGAAGGGCTTCAGCTGGGTGGGCGGCGGGGAGGACACGCCTTACTCTAACTGGCACAAGGAGCTCCGGAACTCGTGCATCTCCAAGCGCTGTGTGTCTCTGCTGCTGGACCTGTCCCAGCCGCTCCTTCCCAGGCGCCTCCCGAAGTGGTCCGAAGGCCCCTGTGGGAGCCCAGGCTCCCCCGGAAGTAACATCGAGGGCTTCGTGTGCAAATTCAGCTTCAAAGGCATGTGCCGGCCTCTGGCCCTGGGGGGCCCAGGTCAGGTGACCTACACCACCCCCTTCCAGACCACCAGTTCCTCCTTGGAGGCTGTGCCCTTTGCCTCTGCCGCCAATGTGGCCTGTGGGGAAGGGGACAAAGACGACAGTCAGAGTCATTATTTCCTGTGCAAGGAGAAGGCCCCCGATGTGTTCGACTGGGGCAGCTCGGGCCCCCTCTGTGTCAGCCCCAAGTATGGCTGCAACTTCAACAATGGGGGCTGCCACCAGGACTGCTTTGAAGGCGGGGATGGCTCCTTCCTCTGCGGCTGCCGGCCAGGGTTCCGGCTGCTGGACGACCTGGTGACCTGTGCCTCACGAAACCCTTGCAGCTCTAGCCCATGTCGTGGGGGGGCCACATGCATCCCGGGACCCCATGGGAAAAACTACACGTGCCGCTGCCCCCAAGGGTACCAGCTGGACTCGAGTCAGCTGGACTGTGTGGACGTGGACGAATGCCAGGACTCCCCCTGTGCCCAGGAGTGTGTCAACACCCCTGGGAGCTTCCGCTGCGAATGCTGGGTTGGCTATGAGCCGGGCGGTCCTGGAGAGGAGGCCTGTCAGGATGTGGATGAGTGTGCCCTGGGCCGCTCGCCTTGCGCCCAGGGCTGCACCAACACAGAGGGCTCATTCCACTGTTCCTGCGAGGAGGGCTATGTCCTGGCGAGGGAGGACGGCACTCAGTGCCACGACGTGGATGAGTGTGTGGGCCCGGAGGGCCCCCTCTGCGACAGCTTGTGCTTCAACACACAAGGGTCCTTCCGCTGTGGCTGCCTGCCAGGCTGGGTGCTGGCCCCCAATGGGGTCTCCTGCGCCATGGGGCCTGTGTCTCTGGGACCACCATCTGGGCCCCCCGATGAGGAGtacaagggagagagagaggggagcaCTGTGCCTCCCGCTGCAACAGCCAGTCCCACGAGGGGCCCGGAGGGCACCCCCAAGTCTACACCCACCACAAGGAGACCTTTGCTCTCATCTGATGCCCCCATCACCTCTGTCCCACTTGAGGTGCTGGCCCCCAGTGGGTCCCCAGGCCTCTGGAGGGAGCCCAGCATCCATCACACTACAGCTGCCTCTGGCGCCCAGGAGCCTGCAGGTGGGGACTCCTCCGTGGCCACACAAAACGACGACGGCACTGACGGGCAAAAGCTGCTTTTATTCTACATCCTAGGCACCGTGGTGGGCATCCTACTTCTGCTGGCCCTGGCTCTGGGGCTACTGGTCTATCGCAAGCGGAGAGcgaagagggaggagaagaaggagaagccCCAGAATGCAGCAGACAGTTACTCCTGGGTTCCAGAGCGAGCAGAGAGCAGGGCAATGGAGAACCAGTACAG TCCGACACCTGGGACAGACTGCTGA